One genomic segment of Populus trichocarpa isolate Nisqually-1 unplaced genomic scaffold, P.trichocarpa_v4.1 scaffold_45, whole genome shotgun sequence includes these proteins:
- the LOC18108127 gene encoding disease resistance protein RUN1 — MTEPESSRSRPEGTYDVFLSFRGKDTRKTFTDHLYTALVQAGIHTFRDDDELPRGEEIHDHLLRAIQESKISIVVFSKGYASSRWCLNELVEILKCKNRKTGQIVQPIFYNIDPSDVRKQNGSFAKAFVKHEERFEEKLVKEWRKALEEAGNLSGWNLNDMANGHEAKFIKEIIKDVLNKLDPKYLYVPEHLVGIDRLAHNIIDFLSTATDDVLIVGIHGMPGIGKTTIGRVVFNQLCYGFEESCFLSNINETSKQFNGLVPLQKQLLHDIFKQDAANINCVDRGKVLIKERLCRQRVLVVADDVARQDQLNALMGERSWFGPGSRVIITTRDSSVLLKADQTYQIEELKPDESLQLFSWHALRDTEPAEDYIELSKDVVDYCGGLPLALEVMGACLSGKNRDGWKSVIDKLRRIPNHDIQGKLKISYDSLDGEELQNAFLDIACFFIDRKKEYVAKVLGARCGYNPEVDLETLRGRSLIKVNAIGKITMHDLLRDMGREVVRETSPKEPGKRTRIWNQEDAWNVLEQQKGTDVVEGLALDVKASEAKSLSTGSFAKMKRLNLLQINGVHLTGSFKLLSRELMLICWLQCPLVYFPSDFTIDNLAVLDMQYSNLKELWKGKKILNRLKIINLSHSQNLIKTPNLHSSSLKKLKLKGCSSLVEVHQSIGNLTSLIFLNLEGCWRLKILPESIVNVKSLKRLNISGCSQLEKLPERMGDMESLIELLADGIENKQFLSSIGQLKYVRRLSLRGYSFSQDSPSWLSPSSTSWPPSISSFISASVLCLKRLLPTTFIDWRSVKSLELSYVGLSDRVTNCVDFRGFSSLEELDLSGNKFSSLPSGIGFLAKLEMMDVQECKYLVSIRDLPSNLVYLFAGGCKSLERVRIPIQSKKELYINLHESHSLEEIQGIEGQSNIFWNILVDDCIPSPNKLQKSVVEAFCNGCYRYFIYCLPGKMPNWMSYSGEGCPLSFHIPPVFQGLVVWFVCSLEKESQIHLKSRK, encoded by the exons ATGACAGAGCCAGAGTCTTCTCGAAGTAGACCTGAAGGGACCTATGATGTCTTCTTGAGCTTTAGAGGAAAAGATACTCGCAAGACATTTACAGATCATCTATATACTGCCCTAGTCCAAGCAGGAATCCACACTTTTCGAGATGATGATGAACTTCCTAGAGGAGAAGAAATCCACGATCATCTCCTCAGGgcaattcaagaatcaaagaTATCCATAGTTGTCTTCTCAAAAGGATATGCTTCTTCTAGATGGTGTCTCAATGAACTTGTAGAGATTCTTAAGTGCAAAAATAGGAAAACGGGTCAGATTGTTCAACCTATATTCTATAACATTGATCCTTCAGATGTGAGAAAACAGAATGGCAGTTTTGCAAAAGCATTTGTTAAACATGAAGAGCGTTTTGAAGAGAAGTTGGTGAAGGAGTGGAGAAAAGCTCTTGAGGAGGCCGGAAATCTATCTGGATGGAATCTCAATGATATGGCAAATGG GCATGAagcaaaatttatcaaagagaTTATCAAGGATGTGTTGAATAAATTAGATCCCAAGTACTTGTATGTTCCTGAGCACCTAGTAGGTATCGATCGGCTTGCTCACAATATTATTGACTTTCTAAGTACTGCAACAGATGATGTCCTCATTGTGGGCATACATGGGATGCCAGGAATAGGAAAGACGACTATAGGAAGAGTTGTATTTAATCAACTCTGCTATGGATTCGAAGAAAGCTGTTTTCTTTCGAATATCAatgaaacatcaaaacaatttaatggTCTTGTTCCTTTACAAAAGCAACTTCTTCACGATATTTTCAAACAGGATGCTGCAAACATCAATTGTGTCGATAGAGGAAAGGTTCTGATCAAAGAACGACTTTGTCGCCAAAGAGTTCTTGTTGTTGCTGATGATGTGGCTCGTCAGGACCAGCTAAATGCTTTGATGGGAGAGCGAAGTTGGTTTGGTCCCGGAAGTAGAGTCATTATTACAACAAGAGATTCAAGTGTTCTACTTAAAGCAGATCAAACATATCAGATCGAAGAATTGAAACCAGATGAGTCCCTTCAGCTTTTCAGCTGGCATGCCTTGAGGGACACCGAGCCAGCAGAAGATTATATTGAGCTTTCGAAGGATGTAGTTGATTACTGTGGAGGACTTCCTTTGGCTCTTGAGGTTATGGGTGCTTGTTTGTCTGGGAAAAACAGAGATGGTTGGAAATCTGTAATTGACAAATTGAGAAGAATTCCAAACCACGATATTCAAGGAAAGCTTAAAATAAGTTATGACTCACTGGACGGTGAAGAACTACAAAATGCATTCCTTGATATCGCATGCTTCTTTATTGATAGAAAGAAAGAGTACGTCGCAAAAGTGCTAGGAGCCCGTTGCGGTTACAATCCAGAAGTTGATTTGGAAACTCTCCGTGGAAGGTCTCTGATTAAAGTTAATGCCATTGGAAAAATAACCATGCATGATCTATTACGAGACATGGGAAGGGAGGTCGTTCGTGAAACGTCTCCAAAAGAACCTGGAAAGAGGACCAGAATTTGGAATCAAGAGGATGCATGGAATGTACTTGAGCAGCAGAAG ggtacgGATGTTGTAGAGGGTCTTGCACTGGATGTCAAAGCATCAGAAGCTAAATCACTGAGCACAGGATCATTTGCAAAAATGAAACGCTTAAATTTACTCCAAATCAATGGAGTGCATCTCACCGGATCCTTCAAACTACTTTCTAGAGAGTTGATGTTGATATGTTGGCTTCAATGTCCTTTGGTATATTTTCCATCTGATTTTACCATTGACAATCTAGCTGTTCTTGATATGCAGTACAGCAACCTCAAAGAACTATGGAAGGGAAAAAAG ATTCTCAATAGGCTAAAAATCATTAATCTCAGTCATTCTCAGAACCTTATTAAAACACCAAACTTGCACAGTTCAAGTCTAAAGAAACTAAAGCTGAAAGGTTGCTCGAGTTTAGTTGAGGTGCATCAATCTATTGGAAATTTGACGAGCCTCATTTTCTTGAATCTGGAGGGATGTTGGAGGCTAAAGATTCTCCCTGAAAGCATTGTCAATGTAAAGTCTCTTAAACGCTTAAATATTTCTGGGTGTTCACAACTTGAGAAATTGCCAGAACGCATGGGTGATATGGAATCCTTAATTGAGCTGCTAGCCGATGGGATTGAAAATAAGCAATTTCTCTCTTCAATTGGACAATTAAAATATGTCAGAAGGCTATCATTGCGTGGATACAGTTTCAGCCAGGACTCACCATCATGGCTTTCACCGTCATCTACATCTTGGCCTccatcaatttcttcttttatttcagcAAGTGTTTTATGTTTGAAACGTTTGCTGCCAACAACTTTCATCGATTGGAGATCAGTGAAAAGTCTTGAACTTTCTTATGTTGGTTTGTCTGATCGAGTAACTAACTGTGttgattttagaggtttttccTCTCTAGAAGAACTAGATCTATCAGGAAACAAATTCTCTAGCCTGCCTTCTGGGATCGGCTTCCTTGCCAAGCTAGAGATGATGGATGTTCAGGAATGCAAATATCTTGTATCAATCCGAGATCTTCCCTCAAACTTAGTCTATTTGTTTGCAGGTGGTTGCAAATCATTGGAAAGAGTAAGAATACCAATCCAGTCaaaaaaagaactatatataAATCTACATGAAAGTCATTCGTTAGAAGAGATTCAGGGCATCGAAGgtcaaagtaatattttttggaatattctTGTTGATGACTGCATTCCTTCACCAAATAAATTACAGAAGAGCGTTGTTGAG GCATTCTGCAACGGTTGTTACCGGTATTTTATTTACTGCCTTCCTGGTAAGATGCCAAATTGGATGAGCTACAGTGGAGAAGGATGCCCATTGTCATTCCATATACCTCCAGTCTTCCAAGGCTTAGTTGTTTGGTTTGTCTGTTCACTTGAGAAG GAAAGTCAAATTCATTTGAAGAGTCGGAAGTAG
- the LOC127904836 gene encoding uncharacterized protein LOC127904836: MHIEKNMFENIFNTVMDVKGKTKDNLKARLDIALYCNQKNMELVYDESRVAKPRASFVLEKNAQLLVYKWLKSLRFPDGHASNISRLVNIEDCRLYGMKSHDCHVFMQTLIPLAFRDLLPKGIWDALTEISHFFRDICSSKLNVDHIERLQTNIVETLCKLEMIFPPSFFDSMEHLPIHLPFEAKAGGPVQYRWMYPFERYLFNLKKKVKNKAHVEASICEAYIVEEISTFISYYFEPHLRTRINRVPRHDDGGEVPSSGNLSIFSNTG; this comes from the exons atgcacatcgaaaagaacatgtttgagaatattttcaacaccgtcatggatgtgaaggggaagacaaaggacaacctcaaggctagattggatatagctttatactgtaaccaaaaaaatatggagttggtttatgatgagtcacgggttgcaaaaccaagagcaagcttcgtgttggagaaaaacgcacaactgctagtctacaaatggcttaagagtctgcgttttccggatggacatgcatcgaacatatcaaggctggttaatatagaggactgcagattgtatggaatgaagagtcatgactgccacgtgtttatgcaaacactcatcccattagcttttcgtgatttgttgccaaagggaatatgggatgcactcacggagatcagtcatttcttcagagatatatgctccagcaagttgaatgttgatcatattgagaggcttcaaacgaatatcgtcgagacactatgcaaacttgagatgatattccctccatcattttttgactcaatggagcatctccctatacatctaccgttcgaggcaaaagctggaggaccggtccaatatagatggatgtacccattcgaacg gtacttgtttaatcttaagaaaaaggttaagaacaaggcgcatgttgaggcttcgatatgtgaggcctatattgttgaggagatctcaacatttatctcgtactatttcgaacctcatctgagaacgagaatcaatcgcgttccacggcatgatgatggcggtgaagtgccttccagtgggaacttgtcaatattctccaatactggatga